A single region of the Arthrobacter sp. FB24 genome encodes:
- a CDS encoding class II aldolase/adducin family protein has product MAFDASARELLAEACRIIAHAGLAEDVLGHVSLRTDAGIAIRCRGPQESGLLFTQPGDIHEVVPERALEGGFQAPNELPIHAEVLAARPDAQAVVHAHAPAVIAADLAGVALLPVVGAYNIPAMRMAAEGIPTYPRSLLINTAELGREVASALGTAPALVLRGHGIVTVGATVEQAVVRALNVEILARMLVNASSMGTVSYEVPEADMAVMPDLGSTFNDGFVWNYHRARLGHAGLAVR; this is encoded by the coding sequence ATGGCATTCGACGCATCGGCACGAGAGCTACTCGCCGAGGCCTGCCGAATTATCGCCCATGCCGGGTTAGCGGAGGATGTCCTCGGCCACGTAAGCCTGCGCACCGACGCCGGCATCGCGATCCGCTGTCGCGGGCCACAGGAGAGCGGGCTGCTGTTCACCCAGCCGGGGGACATCCACGAAGTCGTCCCCGAGCGCGCGCTTGAGGGGGGATTCCAGGCGCCGAATGAACTTCCGATCCATGCTGAGGTGCTGGCGGCGCGCCCTGACGCGCAGGCGGTTGTGCACGCGCACGCTCCTGCGGTCATCGCGGCCGACCTCGCCGGTGTCGCCCTGCTACCCGTTGTCGGCGCGTACAACATCCCGGCAATGCGCATGGCCGCTGAGGGGATCCCGACCTACCCGCGCAGCCTTCTGATCAACACGGCCGAGCTTGGACGGGAAGTCGCATCCGCCCTCGGCACGGCACCGGCGCTGGTTCTGCGCGGACACGGGATCGTGACGGTGGGCGCGACGGTCGAGCAGGCGGTCGTACGCGCGCTGAATGTGGAGATCCTGGCGCGGATGCTTGTGAACGCGAGCTCGATGGGAACAGTGAGCTATGAGGTCCCGGAGGCTGATATGGCGGTGATGCCCGACCTCGGCTCAACGTTCAACGACGGTTTCGTCTGGAACTACCACCGAGCGCGGCTTGGACACGCCGGACTCGCTGTGCGCTGA